The genomic stretch TTCGATTTTGCActacgcccaagcagcacaatgtactgagtCGAgttgcaataggggtggacgggtaggtgtaAGGCCTTGAACAGCCTCGTgtaactaaagaacattgataagacgcataccgtccacccctattgcactagcctttcagtacattgtgctcctTGGGACAAGTCTTAGAGGGCTGAAATTTACCTGGTAAGATTTCGATGGATCGATTCTTGAGCCGGTTGTCAGGTGTAAGAGCGAATTTGCAGAGCTCTTGAGATAGCGGTGGGGATAGTTGCTTCAGTTTCTACGTGGGTAAAAATTACCGTTAGATAAAAGGGCCGTATGATGAGCTGGAGAAAACGCGTCAAAAGTGTCTTACATCATACTGAAGTTCGAGGTCGGTTTTCTTGCAGTCCGGTTTTTCTTGGCGAATACGATTGAAGTATGGAATGATCAGCTCCTGGTGCTTTCTGGTGGGCTCGGCAAACAGACGGTCCAATAAAGCTTCGTGAACGAATTGGTACTGTTCCTGAAAGTCACAATGAAAGCACGCGTGCGTGGACGTTGCAGAAATGTCTTCAGGAGTGGCACCCGCATCCTCATATTAGATTTACCAGAGTTTCGACAAGATTGACTCTCTGCTGGCGAAGCTTGTAGAGCAGACCCATGACGTCAACCCGTTTTTCGGCATTCGCCATCGCCAGTGCCATGTCCAAGAGGACGATCGTACCAGTACGTCCGACGCCAGCACTACAAACAGAAGTTCCGGTTCAGTCCTCTTACAACTATACTGTCGACACCAGTCTGAGCCCGCTTATAACGATGTTGTGAACATCAGTGTGTATGTTTCGCTTCAACGGAGTTGTAAACGTCGTATTCTGCCTTGCGTCAATGAAACGTGGTGCCAatttttttgctattttttgGCGCAATGGCTGTGATGCGCAAAACTGGGTAGCGAGTGGTCCAGTGCTTTAGACAATGGTCTATGGTCTACTAAGATGACTTTCGGCCTACTCCCACTATTTGTGAGGTTCTACACAGTTTGTTACAGCTGAACTGCATTTGCGCAGTTAGGCAGCGCAAAAGTTCACACTGTACCACTCAGGAATGAGGCAGATACGCCGTGTCTACTCGGCATATTTCACTTTGCTAGGACTGAGTTAGGACACACATATGTTAGGACAGTGTTTATTCTGTTGGCAATGACAAAGACCAGATTTAACCGCATGTCCAAAAACTACAGGAGCTGCATTGCCCTGGTGTACTTCGTCCTATTCGACCATAAGCTGCAAAATGGTCTCAACCGAAGCAGACCACAGCAATGGCGTCTGCTTGGTTCGATGTCGTCTGCCAACAACGCACTTTTCTCGATATACAGTAGACGCTGTACTTTCGCTCACCTGCAATGCAACAAAAGCGGCGCCTTGCTAGAAGGAGCGGTAGCCTTCGCCAAGTCCAAGACTTCCATCAGAGAGAACGGGTAAGCCGGCACCCCGTGATCGGGCCAGGCCGTGAAATGAAACTGTTTCACCACCCGCTTTGCAGCTGCTCCAGACTGTAAGGAAGACACAGTGGTTCACGTGATCACGCGGCGGTCCCGTTACTTTCTATTGGCTATCCTGTTAGTGACGCATGTGACTGCACCCGAAAGGTTCCTGCTTTCCTGAACGCTTTATTGCTTTCCGGGCGTGCTGTTGAGGGGAAAGGGGGACCAGATTTCGTCTGTCCCGTGCCGATATTTACATGAAAGTAACTGCAAAGGAAACCCGCTGATGGCACCGCTGGTTCCGGGATTCGAAACCGAATCACCTGCACATCTTGTCTCGTTGGGCCGGATAACAAATAAAAGGCGAGAGAAGGAAACTTATGCACGACAACATGGCAGCGGCATAGATGTGATGTAAATGTACCTGGATATAAGAACATGACTATAtcgtttaaagggacggtcgcaccCGGAagcccatctatgaaaccgataccagtGTGTTCGgcattagagtcactaaataggggcagagtagcgacactgagccacgccggcgagcgagcccgccatcttgagtccgGCGAGGCTTCATTGCCTAGCAATGGGACACCAATCTCCTTCTTCGCCGAAGAAcagcgcagtcgagccagcccGCAaccgcggaaacagattttggAAGGAGGGGACTCAatatggacggcgcgttcttggaaagGGAAAACACGTGACACGATCAGCCCAATCGCAGACATCGAACGGCGggtccggcgcggaaaaggaatgcgtaCCCCTGTAATGTACCCCTATTTAGCGACTCCATTTAGCGACTCCATTTAGCGACTCCATTTAGCGACTCCATTTAGCGACTCCATTTAGCGACTCCATTTAGCGACTCCATTTAGCGACTCCATTTAGCGACTCCATTTAGCGACTCCATTTAGTGACTCCATTTAGTGACTCCATTTAGTGACTCCATTTAGTGACTCCATTTAGTGACTCCATTTAGTGACTCCATTTAGTGACtccatttagtgactctatttagtgactctatttagtgactctatttagtgactctatttagtgactctattcagcatcggccgacaatctacaCGGCTgatttttttcgtccgaaaagtgcttagataatAACGAAACGAATTTTGAAGATCGGCGCTGCTTCTACGGCGGgagctccggcggcgtgacgtcacagcCTAAGTGGAGGAGTGAGAGtgcggcgctcagaggaggaaaggcgccgtccaaaCGCACGGAACTCCATGAGACGACCGCACGGCGACGCGgtattccttttctcaaggtcgcaccctcattggttcttatggagtgacgttttctctttttctgagagagggaaatccggaacactctcaacatccggagtctgctcttgtcatgtattccatcaaatagCGGTCAAGCTATGCCACTATAtcacgtgggattttcgatgcCTTAGCCAGTGGTCCACGAGCTTGTTTCAGTTCCATTTTTACTTCTCTCCTTTCTTCTGCATAAGTGTTAGTGACGGACATACATGGCTGTCGACGTCGGTGGGCCCTATAAAGCTTGCGCTTCAATATAAAGAAAATACACGAACCTTATGAAGTTTGAAGCTTCGAATAGTGTAGTCTACGAAGACATCCTCCGAGATGAGGGTGACCATGATGTCGCCGTACTTGCAACAGGATTCTGGCCAATAGCGTTCCACCTTGCGCTACACATTTCGAAAAAGGGGAGGTTTCAGAAAtcactttcgtcatttttttaTATTGTCGGATGGAGTTGTACAAATAAGGAGATAACAAAGAGGGGACGGAATTAGTGCGGGAGATTAATGAGACAGGAACTCACAGAGACGTCGGTTATCTTGAGCGCCTTGAGAGCCAGAAGAAAGCAGAgattagaaaaaagaagagataAGATaagcaaagaagaagaagaaagatgtGCCAGTTTGAATAATAGATAGTGACATTCCTGGATCCATGCCAACCGTTTTACTGGAAGGTACTATTTTTCCAGGACAGACCTCATGGCCCGTGGGGTGAGAGGTGTCTTATCGCAGCATCTTTATCAATAACTCTTAACAGAAGGGATGCTACCTTCGTAAGGTTAGGAAACATTAATCAAGTTAATgttaagttgttgttgttataagGTTAAGCAAGGTAACAGATGTACCGAAGGGGCCACATGTGAGACCCAAGGTAAGCGGAGCCTTGCTGGGAACCATCATGCCAAGGGTACTCAAAACACATTCTTAATCCTAGTGCTTCCAACGCAGTGACCTTTTACGATAGATTGACTTCCATAGCAAAGACTAGAATAAGGCCATGGAAACACACATGTCACGTTGCAAATGTTCGTGATACCAAGAACTGGTGCATGTTTGTACCTGTGTGTGGATCTGCTCTGCTAATGAGCAACTAACAAGAGCACGCTGATAACAAAACGTCATTAATGTGGAAATGAGACTGCTACAATCATGCTTCCATATCCGGCAGAAAACATTGATGTCACGGGTAAGCTATTTGTGTGTCCATTCAAGTAGAACAGACACGCAGACGCGTGTGCTAGCTGCATCTGTTGAATAGTTGGAGGTTTCCCTGTATTGGCTATGGGCGCAACCGCTGCAGTAACAGTTAATTGGCGCACCCTAGGGCGGTTAATTCGCTTAATTAGCTTCCAGGAATTACGTCCTAATTGATGCGAACGTGTAGGAACGTGCATGTTTCGTGACATTCATGTTTTGCGATGAGGAGACAAAGAATTTAATAAGTACAGTGACGTGTGAAAATGGCATTGATGCCCCCTTGACAGATCAATGCATTTCACCCGTAATCACAGTCTCAGaattaaactaaaaaaaaagggggggtaAGTTGGGAAGTAATTGCAGCCTGTATAGTCCCCTATATGTTGTAATTATATGCTCCCCATTTTAGCTCCTGACCCTGAATTTTACTCACCAGCACAAAAGTCCCTAAATTTGGTACTATAAACTTTCATGCATTTAGTCCCAAacagcccaccaacgctttgACCATTTTGGACGTAATAGGAATttgatcgttattgtgaaggggcccattatttcattccccacatcaccaccagcgacggggtagagtatcgccccctggtgATGAATCTcccctgttgttgttgtttagtcCTAAAAAGGACTAAAAGGTGATAATTTTCTCTCAGGGTGCAAGAAGTGCGAACTCTAATCCTGTCGTGGCATGGACGACGTCCCCGTGCGGTCACTTTGATTAGACGCCGTACCGAAGCATGCTTTCCTAACGggtgaatagacctctacctgtttgtaaacaagtgacgtcatatagtgttcgacagcgccaccaatttggtagagtcgaactacgttcaaagctagtggcgaacaaggtcgcgcccgaaagccacgttcttgaggggattgcgatggtctctgaaagggacgcgattTTCGGTcctatacttttctttcaataggaggcagcgaaccatttcccattcgtggaacccagccctccccttccgatctgtttcggtttcggtctgtctaccaatgttatgatgacgtttctcgggtagaggtttattgcacTCGAAATGTATAATTTTTATTCTACCTTTCCATCTTCGATTAAGTTTGCTGCCATGATGAACTTGGTAATTTCTTCTTGCCAAATGAGACGCCAGAAGTCAGCTACTGTCTTTTCGACGGGACCTGCGTTTCGTGAGAAGTGAGAATACAGTCTCGTAAAATTGTTGGTCAAACACTCGGCGCAGTACGAGGTTACCTTGAGTACAGATGTAGGCCTTCGGTCTGTCGTATCCCTAAAAGggcgttattattattattttttaatagCAGCAGGGTTACGATCAATTAACATAACTTACGCTGATGTAGTTTGCATTGATGTAGTCAGAATGGGGATCATTCTTGAACGGATGCAAAATCACCCGTGTGTCATCGTCTGCAAAGAACGCGTCTCGTCAACGCACCAATCAGAGACGTGGGAAGCGGGTGTATAAGTACTTACAAGGCAGAAGGTCCGAATATCtgttcttatttttattttcctgtttttgGCCCACCGTCCATGGTTTGAGTTGCCCAGTTTTTAGGgtctgaaaaaaataaataaataagacaCACGGACAATGTTAGTGTTTCGCGTGTTGTGGCTCGAGACTAGGTTAGTAACAGACTGTCTTCTGTTAAAGTGACACTGCGAACAAAAATTATGCTCGCGTTATTTCGTAGTGTAAATCAGGCTCGCGCAACGACTTAGTACGCAAAATACTATTGGCAACGAGGAATTGTAACAAGTAAATGGTAAGTAAGAGAGAGTCTTGGAGGCTGTATGGGTTGTGTTTGTCCTTAGATGGAGCCAGCCTCGGCTCGTATGCCTATCTATAAATGGCGTCAATACGGGCTTCTGCGAATAAAAGAAACGCAGAACTTCACAGTTTCTGGATCCTTTTCGCAACGGTGCGCGTCTCCGCTCCCCGgcccacgttggaagatcgcCAGTAGCTGCGGTGAGAAGGCGGAAATCGACCTTCGAGTTGCAACGTTGCCAGATGTGTGTCCTATATGACGAGATATtgctagaaattaattttatggtACTTCcgcgtcacacacacacacacacacaaaaaaaaaaggaaaatgggaCAGTGTGAGCTGGGACACGCATAAATTCGGTACGATGCCTTTTGGCTCTTAAGGTATTCtcttcaattcaattcatttaTTCCATTAAAATGAAAATGCTCAAGAGACGAAACGTATATaagtagtggcactttaacgtCCGAGTTACTACCAGTGACGATTACGTATAGCTTTCTTCTCTTTGTTTCAAAATGTGTCGCATTTAATTGTTCCGTAACGCTTCTTCTGCTTTTTTAAACAGCGACCTCAGAGTCACACTTCCGTGAGGGAGCAACGAAACGTAATACGGGGCACAGCGTGTGAAACGAGCCGCCGCCACCGCCggaaaagcgcgcgcgcgcgagcTACTTTCCGCGGCGCCTCCTGAACATCACGCGTCGGAAGAGTCCGCCCCTCCTCGTttgcacaaaagaaaaaaaaacgtgcaagGAGTCTTAGAAACGCTAATATAAATCAATacaaatcaattatttttcctttttcggaAGCGCGCTTCCCAACGCCCACATATTAAACGAGCGATGTAGAGAAAAATAAAGAAGCCGTTTGCGTTGAAAGCCGGGGAACTgacgcgtgcgcgcgcgcgggCGGGCGTTCTTCGAAAGCGGACGCGTCGAAGCGAGATGGGAAACAGCTTCTACCGTTTCGTCATCACGACGAGCCGATCTTGTTCCAAGAGCGCGACCCGCACATACGATGTGAAGGGAACCAGGGGGGAAGAGCAGAAAGTTTTCGAACATATGTTGCTGTGACGTGATGCGAAAAAATCTTACTTTAGTTCGTGTGTTTTTGTGCGAGTCCCCGAAGTAAGTGCGTTGTTGGCGGTAAGAAGGTTTTGAGCGTTGCAAAGTGCTGGAAAGTGTTGAAGTAAACGAGGCTACTGTACTTGTCATAAATGACAAGTGTTGCGGGGAGAATTGGGGAGGCAAAACTAAAACAAGTTTTTCGATAAAACTGACAAAACAGGTTCTGTGTCGTGGTTGTCTCTTTGTGTATtcccagtctcagggttttaTGCTATGGAAGTTCATTGATTACTTCAAAACACGACGTTCGTACGCGAGGAGATTATACCGATGGCCACTAGATTACAGTAGGATTCAGTAGGATACAGTAGGATACAGTAGGATACAGTAGGATACAGTAGGTTACAGTAGGTTACAGTAGGTTACAGTAGGTTACAGTAGGTTACAGTAGGATACAGTAGGATACAGTAGGATACAGTAGGATACAGTAGGATACAGTAGGATACAGTAGGATACAGTAGGATACAGTAGGATACAGTAGGATACAGTAGGATACAGTAGGTTACAGTAGGTTACAGTAGGTTACAGTAGGTTACAGTAGGTTACAGTAGGTTACAGTAGGATTCAGTAGGATTCAGTAGGATTCAGTAGGATTCAGTAGGATTCAGTAGAATTCAGTAGAATTCAGTAGAATTCAGTAGAATTCAGTAGGATTCAGTAGAATTCAGTAGAATTCAGTAGGATTCAGTAGAATTCAGTAGGATTCAGTAGAATTCAGTAGGATTCAGTAGAATTCAGTAGGATTCAGTAGGATTCAGTAGGATACATACTCCATGTCATTAGTTatcatttatctgttgttgttgttgttttttctcgaTATCCTGGTGTGTTTGATAAACCAAATAGTAATCTTTTCCACTCCACTCTAAATTCACGTCCTATTCCACTGACGTTCTGCAAGTTCAGCTGTAGGCAGGGGCGTATCCAAAGTAAGGGGGGGGGAACTAATGTGTAACCTatagtgtgtgtgttttttaggGGGCAATAgcatccccccctcccccctggaTCCGCAACTGCCTGTAGTGACTCAGATTCCGTGTCATTACATCCTTTTGTCGAAAGCAACCTTCAGTGCTGGGTTGTGACAAACAGAACGTGCTTCCGAATAAAACGGTCTCGTATAGGGCGTGAAAGTCACTTCCTGTCTTACCGACAACTGCTCTTGAAATCCTCC from Ornithodoros turicata isolate Travis chromosome 4, ASM3712646v1, whole genome shotgun sequence encodes the following:
- the LOC135390751 gene encoding receptor-type tyrosine-protein phosphatase mu-like isoform X1, translating into MTSVVKEQNNNQQSNSNKLTINGSKTEKVKQEGSVKMTLVIQKYEAPPGSEKQHVVPLEDLERYVASMKESGGFQEQLSTLKTGQLKPWTVGQKQENKNKNRYSDLLPYDDTRVILHPFKNDPHSDYINANYISGYDRPKAYICTQGPVEKTVADFWRLIWQEEITKFIMAANLIEDGKALKITDVSRKVERYWPESCCKYGDIMVTLISEDVFVDYTIRSFKLHKSGAAAKRVVKQFHFTAWPDHGVPAYPFSLMEVLDLAKATAPSSKAPLLLHCSAGVGRTGTIVLLDMALAMANAEKRVDVMGLLYKLRQQRVNLVETLEQYQFVHEALLDRLFAEPTRKHQELIIPYFNRIRQEKPDCKKTDLELQYDKLKQLSPPLSQELCKFALTPDNRLKNRSIEILPDDTGRPVLGAGASSIYINAVYANGYAKRKQYIATQYPLLITVEDFWQLVYDSGSQTIVLLNDIEPKDDSCPQFWPQTGCMHHRHLRIDHVSNDSTSGVLLRKFKVKNTAKSPKSRIVKLFQLQGWHKGELSPPSVELLLKLLGKVEHWQNKTSKTPTIVSCFNGATACGLFCAASFLSDQLKAERKVDILMAARTVREHRPTFIPHLTQYKWLYEIACALVEAKQGHNRRSQRK
- the LOC135390751 gene encoding receptor-type tyrosine-protein phosphatase mu-like isoform X2 — its product is MTSVVKEQNNNQQSNSNKLTINGSKTEKVKQEGSVKMTLVIQKYEAPPGSEKQHVVPLEDLERYVASMKESGGFQEQLSTLKTGQLKPWTVGQKQENKNKNRYSDLLPYDDTRVILHPFKNDPHSDYINANYISGYDRPKAYICTQGPVEKTVADFWRLIWQEEITKFIMAANLIEDGKRKVERYWPESCCKYGDIMVTLISEDVFVDYTIRSFKLHKSGAAAKRVVKQFHFTAWPDHGVPAYPFSLMEVLDLAKATAPSSKAPLLLHCSAGVGRTGTIVLLDMALAMANAEKRVDVMGLLYKLRQQRVNLVETLEQYQFVHEALLDRLFAEPTRKHQELIIPYFNRIRQEKPDCKKTDLELQYDKLKQLSPPLSQELCKFALTPDNRLKNRSIEILPDDTGRPVLGAGASSIYINAVYANGYAKRKQYIATQYPLLITVEDFWQLVYDSGSQTIVLLNDIEPKDDSCPQFWPQTGCMHHRHLRIDHVSNDSTSGVLLRKFKVKNTAKSPKSRIVKLFQLQGWHKGELSPPSVELLLKLLGKVEHWQNKTSKTPTIVSCFNGATACGLFCAASFLSDQLKAERKVDILMAARTVREHRPTFIPHLTQYKWLYEIACALVEAKQGHNRRSQRK